Within the Thermococcus sp. CX2 genome, the region TGCGTCACCTTCTCCTCGACGTCTATCTCGGCGGGTTTGATTTTCATCTTGCTCTTCACGAAGTCCTGGACGGGCTTTATCTCAGCCAGCTCTATCTTCTCCTTCTTGGTCTGGGAGGCGGCTTTTGCAAGTTTGTAAGCCTCCTCAATGGCCCTCTCAAGGTTCTCCAGCCTGTTCGTTGAAGAGAAACCCCAAGCACCATCGGCGAGAACCCTTATTGCGACACCCTGCTGGAGCTTCCCGGTGAAGCTCGTAAAAACACCGTCTTTGAGTCCGAGAGTCGTCTTCTTCAGGCTTTCATAGCGCAGCTCTATGTAGTCCGCCTTCAGGTTGTCCTCAGCCCATCTAAGGGCCTTCTCAAGTGCCTCCATGGTCATCACCGTTTACGTTTGTCCATTAATGCCTCCGCAGTCAACGTATAAAAGTCTTTTGAGCATTCAGATGGGAATCGAAAGGGCAAAGCTTTTCAATTCCTTGGTTGAGTGTGTTCAGGGGTGAGAGCGTGAAGGCCGAAATCAAGAACCTCATCGACCGCGGCACCTACAGAAAGCTCCCGCTCTTCGAGGGCGAACTTCCAGAGGGGAGCTACGTCCAGATAGTTGAGGTAAAGCCCAAGCAGACCGTTAAGAGGCACTATCACGAAAGGCAGTATGAGCTGTTCTACATAATAAGCGGCGAGGCCAGGCTCGGCATAGGCGAGACAGAATACCTTGCGAAGCCGGGCGACATCTTCCTCGTCAAACCAAAAACCGTCCACTGGGTAATCAACGAGAGGGACGAACCCTTCAGGCTCTTCGTCGTCAAGCTGAACTACTTTGGGGACGACTCCGTCTGGCTGGAGGAGTAGCGATGGCCGAAAAGGTCATAGGAATCCTCGGCGGTATGGGACCATTAGCCACCGCGGAACTCTTCAGGCGGATAATCGAGAAGACACCGGCAAAGAGGGATCAGGATCACCCTCGGATAATCATCTACAACAACCCTAAAATCCCTGACAGGACGGCCTTTATCCTTGGGAAGGGGGAGGATCCAAGGCCAGAGCTCATAGAGGGCGCCCGCAAGCTCGAGAGCTGGGGAGCGGACTTCATAATAATGCCATGCAATACAGCCCATTTCTTTGCGGAAAGCATCCAGAGGGCCATAAAGATCCCGCTCGTCAGCATGGTGGAGGAGACCGCAAAGAGGATAGAGGAGATGGGAATTAGAAAGGTCGGTCTGCTCGCCACGGACGGGACAATTAAGGGCCTGATATACCACCGGGCACTTCTCAACAGGGGAATAAAGATAGCCGTGCCAAACCCCGAGTATCAGAAGCTCGTAATGGAGGGCATATACGAGGGCGTCAAAGCTGGAAACCTCGAGCTCGGTAGGGAGCTGCTCCTCAAAGTTGCCGAAAGGCTGGAAAGGAGGAGCGAGGCTATAATAGCCGGCTGCACTGAGGTGAGCGTGGCGATTGGGCCAGATGATTTGGGCGTTCCCCTGATAGACCCCCTGGATGTCATAGCGGAGAAGGCAGTAAGGCTGGCCCTTGGAATGGAGGAGCTCGGTGATTAAAACTCCACCACCATCCCGGAATGGAGTTTGTGGAAGTTCTCCCCGTAGGCCTCGAGGAATGCCGCCTCCGCCCTCAGCCCCGTGCAGTGGCCAGTATAAACCTCATCCACGCCCAGGTCGAGGAACGCCTTCACTGTCCTCTTTATCCTCTCAGTGCTTTCATCTATCAGGTGAAAGCCCCCAATGACGGCCCTCACCCTCTTCTCGCCGGTCAGCCTCATGGCGTGCTTCACTATGCTCACGATTCCAGCATGGGAACAGCCGCTAACCACGACGAGCCCTTTGGGAGTTCTTATCGCAAGGCTCATGTCGTCAAGGAGCTCGTCCTTCACAACGCGCCCGTCTTTTATGGTGTAAACATCAAGACTGGCCCGCTCAAAGTCCTCCCTCTCGCGAACCTCGCCCGTGGAGTAAACCCCTTCGACTATCTCGATTGGTTCGGCCGTGAGAAAGAGCTGGGTGAGCTCTTCGATTTCCTCCCGCCTGAAGGGGACGCCAACGTCCCTCAGGCAGGGCCTGGTGATGAAGTGCTGCCTGAAGATGGTAGGGTGAGCTATAACTGGAACCCTGCGGCCAATTGCCTTTAACATCTCCAAAAGCCCGCCGGTGTGGTCGTAGTGGCAGTGGGAGAGGAAGACGTAGTCGATGGTCGATGGCTCAAGCTCAAGGAGTCTCATATTGTGGAGTATCGGCCCAGCGCTCTGGCCGACGTCGAAGAGAATCCTTTTGTTTCCGTGCTCGATGAGAAAGCTCACGCCGTGCTGTGCCAGAAAGGGGCTCTCATAGCCGGAGTAGTCCTCGACGAGGGTGTATATCTTCATAGGATCACCGGAGGGATTAGTGCATTTCCCGAATTATATTTTTCGGCACGCTACCAAACCGCAGGCCTTTAAAACCCCTCCTCCAATTTACCTCGGTGGTGAGCATGGAGATAGGAGTTGTAGGAAAGCCGAACGTCGGGAAGTCCACCTTCTTCTCGGCCGCGACCCTCGTTGACGTTCAAATTGCCAATTACCCCTTCACAACGATAGATGCCAACGTCGGCGTTACCTACGCGGTAGCGGAGCACCCCTGCAAGGAGCTCGGCTGTAAGCCAAACCCCCAGAACTACGAATACAAGGACGGCCTCGCACTCATCCCCATAAAGATGATAGACGTCGCCGGCCTCGTCCCGGGGGCCCACGAGGGGCGCGGCCTGGGCAACAAGTTCCTCGACGACCTGAGGATGGCTTCGGCGTTAATCCACGTCGTTGATGCTACTGGTAAAACAGACGCTGAGGGCCAGCCAACTGATTATCACGACCCTGTTGAAGACATTGAGTTCCTCGAGAGGGAGATAGACTACTGGATATACAGCATACTCAGGAAAAACTGGGAGAAGTTCGCCAAGAGGATAAAGCTCCAGCACCTCAAGTTGGCGCAGGCTATAGCCGACCAGCTGACGGGGATAGGCGTCAGCGAGGAAGACGCCTTCGAGGCCATACACAGGCTCGGTCTGGACAGCGACCCGACGAAGTGGAGCGACAAAGACCTGCTCGCCTTCGTGAGGGAGCTGAGGAAAGTGAACAAGCCGATAATAATAGCCGCCAACAAGGCCGATGCAGCGAGCGATGAGCAGCTTGAAAGGCTCAAGCGGGAAGGGGAGAAGAGGGGCTACATAGTTGTCCCAACGAGTGCCGCCGCCGAGCTGACCCTTAGAAAAGCGGCCAAGGCGGGCTTCATAGACTACGTTCCTGGTTCGAGTGATTTCAAAATCCTGAAGCCGATGAGCACCAAGCAGGAAAAAGCACTGCAGCTGATAAAGGAGAGGGTTCTAGACCGCTTCGGCTCCACGGGCGTCCAGGAGGTCATCAACAGGGCTGTTTTCGAGCTCCTCCAGCTGATCCCGGTCTATCCAGTGGAGGACGAGCACAAGCTCACGGACCAGTTCGGCAACGTCCTGCCGCACGTCCACCTACTCCCCAAGGGCTCGACGCCAAGGGATTTGGCCTACAAGGTTCACACCGACCTCGGGAAGACCTTCCTCTACGCTGTTAATGCCAAAACACACAGGCGCGTCGGAGAGGACTACGAGCTCCAGTTCAACGACATAATCAAAATCGTCGCCACCGCGAGGTGAGCGCGAGGAGCAGAAGGGCCACCATTAACGCGGGTCCGCAGATAACCCTGGGTTCGCTTCCATTTTCACCATTTTCTGTGGCTTCTTTGGGTGAACTTTCACCGCTTGGAGTCAGGGTGTCTTTGTTGTATTCCCCATATGATGTGGTCGTGGAAGTACCAGCAGGACTTTGGTTTGACGCCTCTACGCACGGGTCAACCCCAATCCGCTGAAGGTCCACGTCGGCGAGATAAACGTCTTTAATCCTCCATTCTTTGGCGTATTCACAGATTAAAGCCGAGAACTCCTCCACCTGCGATTCATCGCTCAGGTTGACGTAGCTCAGCGCGAGTACTGAAACGTTTAAGCCTTTGAGCTTCTCTATCTGCCCGAACTCCCACTCGAGCTCGTTTTCGCCAAAGATTTCGTAGCGGCCGCTCGTGAAGTTGTAGTAGCTCACAAAGTCCTCGAAGAGAACGTAATCAACGTAGGGAGCTATCTCCCCCGCTATCGAAAAGCCCCTGTTGGCGATTATCGTTATGTTGGGATAGCGCTCCCTTATGGCCTTTACAAGCTCGACCATGGCCTCTCTCTTAGAGGGGTACAAATCCACGTAGTCAAGATTGTCGAGAAAAACCCCGTTAAAACCCCTTGAGAGAATGTACGGAACGGCCTCCTCGAGGATTATGCGCTCCCATTCCGGCGAAGCAAAGTCAACCACTCCCTCGTTCCAGTTCTCGTTCTCGCCTATGAAGAGCCACTGGGGAACGTCTTCCGCCCACGGCTCCCAGCCGCCAACGGTCGCAAGGCTGACGTAGCCGGCGACGGTGTGGTTGGCAGAAAGGCGGGAAACATAGGTCGGGTCAATGGTGGGCGGAAGAATGAGGATGTCAAACTTATCGAGCTGAGCAGTTTCGTCCGGACCAACGGGGCCATAGTAAACCGCAAAACTTGCGGATACAGGAAATGATAGGCTCAACATACCAATTAAAATCAGTAAAAGAGGGCCCATCACAGGCCCCGCTTCCAAACGGTGAACTGAACTTGACATGGGAAGGCCCCCTCTGGCACCGGTGTCCAGTAGTTTGCCCAGTAGTTGACGGGCTCAAGGGTGCCTTCGTGCTCTATGGGGTCAAGCCCGGCAACGTTTTCTACAGGACCGAAGCAGACCAGTTGGACTTTGGCACCGTTTATCGAGTCCTTAACAGCCCATATGCGGTAGTTAACCTTGTATGTACCGTCTCCGTTGTCCTCCAGCCAGACTTCAAATTTAAAGCTTCCCTGATCCTCCACCTGATTTGGCATACTTCCAGGGGTCACGGTGAGTGCTGTTGAGTACGGTGCCGATATTGCACCTATTGCGCGGATTACTAAGAGGATTACCACCAACGCGGCCGCTATCATAAAGAGATATTCGAGGGAACCCTGGCCTTTGCGGGAGTCCATACGCATCCCCGCTAATACATTGGGGGGTAAATATATTTACGTTTTATCCTCGAGTTCGTGAAGGAGCTCTTGGTAAAGCCTTGGTTCGACGTCTTCTTTTCTCAACCCGAGCCTTCTTGCGATGTCCCATATCCGTTTTTTGGCATAGCTCACATCGTCGCTCATTACCTCGATGTCGAGAAAGGCCCCTAGCCCTTCCACTTCACTCAGTTCGAATGTCACGTCATTGAGCCGGTAAACTAAACGCCTTTTCCTGACCCAGATGTCCTCCTCGAAGCCGAGCCTCTTCAGTATCTCCCGCATCTTTTCGAAGTCTGAGATTTCCACCTCTATCTCATCGAACTCCTCGTTCTTTCCAGGATCTTCAATCCGTTTGTAGGTCAGAAAAGCGCGCCCCAAATTGACTATCCTCCTTATTCGGAGGAGCTCCGGAAGAGAAAGGGAAAAGTATAGGTCCTCCTGAATTTCTTCCCTCACAAATACAGCGCCAAGGGACTCTATTGCCGCCTTGGTCTTATTGAATTCAACTCGGAACTTGATCTCTATCTCCATTTAGACCCCCACTAAGAAGCCAACAAGCCCCTTGCCCTTGGTGAAGCTATCTATTGGAAACACTTCAACCTTCTTGAGAGTTGGGAGTGCCCTTATGGTTTCGTCCACAAAGCGATTGAGCTTTTCGCGGTTCTCTTCACCTATTAGGGCTATAATCCCGGCCTTTCCACTCCTTGCAACGGCCAGGACATTGGGCAACATGGAAAGAGTTTTCATTATGTGCAGGATGTACTTCTCGAGGAAGTCCTCTATGATCGGGGTTTCGGCCTGTATGTAAACTATGGCAAGGCTCTTGGGCTGGAGCCTCTCGCCAAGAACTATGGTATATTTATCAATGACGTTCCGCTCTTGGAGCTTTTTAATTCTAAAATGGACTGTAGATTCGGGCCTACCAAGCCTCTCGGCTATTTCTGATATTGTTAATCTTGCGTCCTCTTTCAGGAGGCGAAGTATTGCCCTATCGAGGTCATCAAGCTGAATCATACTAACTCCCCCATCGCGGGTATACCTCGTTTTCGAGTCCAAGAACATCTAAGATTTTTCCAATTATAAAGTTTACCATTTCGTCCAAAGTTTTGGGTTTTGTGTAAAATCCTGGAGAAGCTGGCATCACAATAGCGCCAGCTTGAGTCACCTTCACCATATTTTGGAGATGTATCAAGTTTAGTGGCGTCTCCCTGATAAGTAGTACAAGTTTTCTGCGTTCTTTTAAAGCAACGTCTGAGGCCCTGGTTATTAAGTTATCGGCGTAGCCGTTGGCTATAGCGGAGAGAGTCTTCATCGAGCATGGGGCAATTACCATGGCGTCGAACCTGTGGGAACCGGAGGCGATTGGGGCGAAAAGGTTGTCCTCGGTGTAGTCGGGCTTGAAGTCAATGCCAAGTTCGTGCTTTATGACCGCCAGCCCGGTTTTGGAAGCAACCGTCACAACATCGTGCCCCATGTCACGTAAAACCTCAATCAATCTCACACCGTAGATTACGCCACTCGCCCCTGTTATTGCAACCACTATCCTCATGTTTCACACCAAATGCCCTATGGCACGCTTAGTTTTAACGTTTTCTGAGGACGGTAGGTTTTTATACACCCCGAAGTTAGTTTATTAACGGCTGGTTGACATGACCAAGAGGATCCCAGAGATAATGATAAGGAGCGCGATTACGGTTGTGAAAGAACTGGGTGGAAAGGCATTAGTTGTTTTAGAGGATGTTGATCCAAACACGATCCCGGATATAGACGTTACGGTTGTGATACTAAGCTCTTCCTTCGATGTGGAGAACGACAGGATCAAACGAGTCTCCATTCCTCAGAACCTCGATATAAATAACGTTCTCAACCTTATCTCGGCTTTTCTCCTCGAGCACGATATAGTCAAGGAAGGGGATTCTTTCGTTTACGTCACCAGTGAGCTGATTGGAGTCAAAACGGTCAAGAAGAGCCTCTCCGCGATGCGCGGGTTCTTTGCCCAGAACCAGAACGTCCTCCAGCGGCTCCTCGAGATAGCCATCGAGCTGAGCATCGAGGGACGAGAGGGTACTCCAGTCGGGACGCTCTTCGTCATCGGCGACACGAGGAACGTGCTCAAGCACTCTCACCAGATGATACCCAACCCCTTTAAGGGCCACAAGATAAACGTCCTCGACAGAGACAGTAAGGAAATCATTAAGGAGTTTGCCCAGCTTGACGGGGCCTTCGTCATAAGCAACACGGGCAGAATCATTGCGGGTGGGAGGTATATAGAGGTTGATCCCAAGGCGATTGATCTAATGCTCCCACCTGGGCTGGGAAGCAGGCACATAGCGGCCGCAGGGATAACCAAACTCACAAAGGCAGTCTCCATAAGCCTCTCCGAGAGCGGCACGATAAGAATCTTCAAGAACGGTCTGATGCTCCTTGAGTACAACCCAAGAATTAGGTACTGAAGGAAACTTTGCGCCAGCAAAGTTTCATCAAAAGTTTTTGGCTTTTAACGAACTAAATTTTGGGGTTGCATTATACTATGATGGGCTTGTTTACAGTGGATTTCCTCTTCAATCGGCAGTTTAACTTGAGTTCCTCTCGCTCAACGCCCGCCAAGCGTCTAAAAACGTTGAACTCGCGTTTTAAGGCGCCCAATAACATAGAATTCATATTCAATCTGTTATCTTACGGAGGTTCCATTCTTTTCGCGAGCCTTCAAAGCTTGTCCTAAAGGTTCAAAAAGAGAAGAGACTCAGAAGAGCCACTGGTTTTCGATACACTCATCACAGGGCGGCTTTTCGCCGGCTATGGCCTTGAACTTGGTGTAGATGCACTCGACCAGTCCGAGCGGGCAGCGCTCCGGCGTAACACCCGGCCTGACCTTGGTTGGGTCAAGCTTTATTTTGATATATGCTTCGTACTCCTCGACCTTCTTCCATGGGAGTACCTTTGCGCCGTAGATGACGAGGTTGTCGTATATCTTGGCGTAGTCGCCGACGACGGCATTCTCCTTTAGGAGGACGTTCTTGCCAACAACGACGCCTTCTCCGAGTATGGAGTCCTTTATCTCGGCCCTCTCCTTGACGATGTCGCTGCCTATCAGGATGGCCCTCTTGAGGTATGCCTTGTCTTCAATGATGCTGTTCGGGCCGATGTAGGTGTAGGCCTTTATCTTGACGCCGTGGCCTATCTTGACCCCCTCATCGATGTAGACAGGCCCCTGGATCTCAACGTCCTCCGGAACCTCTGCGCCCTCTCTTATGGTATAGTAGCCATTCTGCTTCGTTATCTCGTCCATTGCTATCTGGTGGGCGTAGAAGATATCGTCTGACGTTCCGAGGTCGATCCAGTAGTACTCACGGGATATCTGGTGGGCGTAAACCTCTCCCTGGGCGACAAACTTTGGAAGGATTTCTCTCTCAAAGTAGACCTCCTTGTTCTTTGGAATGGTCTCGAGAACCTTCTTGTTCACCATGTATATTCCGGCATCAACGAGGTTAGTCTTTGGCCTCTTGGGCTTCTCTTCAAAGTGAACGATCTTGCCCTCCTCGTCAACCTCGACGACACCATACTTCTCTGGGTCATAGACTTTAGTAACTGCAACGGTGATAAGGCCATCTTTTTCTTTGTGAGCCTCTATGAGCTCCTCAAAGTTGAAGTTGGTGAAGACGTCACCGTAGATGACGAGGAAATCCTCGCTCACGTAGTCCTCAACGTTCTTGAGTGCTCCGCCAGTTTCCAGTGGCATAGGGTCGTTGACGAAGCGAATGGTCTTAGGATAGTCGCTCATCTTCTCGTGGATGAACTCCCTTATCTCTCCCCTCATGTAGTGAACCGACAAGATAATCTCATCGATTTCGGGTATCTTTTCCAGACTCTCCAGAAGGTACTGAAGGTTGGGCTTGCCGAGAACTGGCACCATCGGTTTTGGTCTGGTCGATGAAAGTGGCCTGAGCCTCGTTCCAAAACCGCCAGCAAGAATAACGGCTTTCATGGTATCACCGTTTAACACTCGGACGGAAAACTTATATATTTTACGGCTGTTAAATATGCCCCACGATGAACGGGAAGGATGTGATGTTCATTTTTGTTCTTTGAGTTTGAACTCGGCGATGGTGTAGACTTCCCCTTTGAATCGGAAGCAAGAGCCAGGGCAGATACTTTTAAGCGGACACGTTTCACAGGTAGAGCTTCCGAGTTCGACCTTCTCCACGTAGCCCAAGCTCTCCAGGACCTTCAGCGCTCCCTCAACTTCTTCCCGTGGAAGGGAGAGCTCCTCGGCGATTTCTTCTATGCCTTTACCTTTCCTTATCAGCTCAAGGATGCGCTCCAGCATGGTTTCACCTCAAAAACCCAGGGCAATGCCGATGTGCCAGACGACTATCCCAACAACCGAGGCAAGGGCTATCATGTAGAACACCGTAAAGGCGGCCCACTTCCAGCTGCTCTCGGCCCTTATCGCGCCGATGGTGGCTATGCACGGAACGTAGAGGGTCGTTACAAGGGCGAGCACGTAGGCCTGAAGGGGCCTCATGATGCCGACTATCGCTTCCTCGCTTCCGTAGATTATCCCGTAGGTGGATATAACGTTCTCCTTGGCGATTATCCCGAAGAGCAGGCTGACAGCAGCTTTCCAGTCCAAGCCCATCAGCCCTATATATGGCTCGAAGAACTTGCCGAGTCTTTCTGCGTAGCTACCTCCGGTTCCGATCGGTACGGGGTAGGTGCTCAAGTACCAGATGGCTATTGAACCGAGGAGTATTATCGTCCCGGCCTTCTTGATAAACTCCTTACTCCTTTCCCAAGAGTGGAGCAGGAGGGTTTTCCAGGAGGGGACGAGGTACTCGGGCAGCTCTATTATGAAGGGGCTCTCCTCCCCTTTTATCACAAACCTGCTGATGACCCAGGCCATCAAGAGCGCGAGGAGTATGGAGGTGGCGTATATGCTTACCGCCACGAGGGCCTGACGCTCCACGAAGAAGGCCCCGGCTAGGAAACTTATAACGCTCAGCCTAGCACTGCACGGGATGAGTGGATTGACGAGCATGGTCAGCAGTCTATCCCTCTCGTCGTCGAGGGTTCTCGTGGCCATCACCGCTGGAACGTTGCAGCCAAAGGCAAGGACGAGGGGTATGAAGCTTTTCCCGGAAAGCCCGAACTTGCGCATAATCCTCTCCATAACCACCGCAGCCCTCGCCATGTAGCCGATGTCCTCGAGCAGGGACATGGCAAGGAACAGGAGGAACACCAGCGGGAAGAAGCTAAGCACCGAGCCAACTCCTGCTATCACTCCATCGACCAGAAGGCCGCGTAGGGTTTCGTTCGCTATGTGGGGCGCGAGCCACTCGCCAAAGCTCGAGAAGGCCTCGTCGAGCAGTCCCTGGAGGGGCATTCCAAAGGCAAACACGAACTTGAACATTAGATAGAATACTCCAAAGAGGGCAATGAGGCCATAAATCGGATGAGTCAAAACCCGGTCGAGCTGGTCGCTGAAGGTCTCACCCTGCTCATGGGAGTACCTGACGAATTTATGCATTAGACCGTCGATGAACTCGTACTTCTGACTGGCGATGATCAGATCCATTGCACGCTTGTAGCGCTCTTCGACCTCGCTTATATGGGTCATTATCTCGTCAAGCTTTTCACCGCCAAGGTGCCTCAGAACGAGCTTTATTACCTCCTCATCCCTCTGCAGGAGTTTGATGGCAAGCCAGCGGAGGTTGTACTTCTCCGCCAGGGAGGTCCCGCTGAGAACCTCGGTTATGTGCCGGATCTCCCTCTCAACCTCCGGATCGTAGGTTGGAACAACAGGCTTGGCCTTCAGCTCTCCGTTCGCCATTCGGTATATCTTTTCCTTGAGTTCCTCGATGCCGATGCCCTCCTTAGCACTGAGGAAAACCACCGGAACTCCAAGGACTTCCTCCATCTTTTTGACGTTTATCTCAATGCCCCTCTTCTCCGCGAGGTCTATCTTGTTGATGGCTACGATAACGTTGTCGAGGCCCATCTCGAGTATTTCCATTGTAAGAAAGAGGTTCCTCATGAGGGCGGTTGCATCGAGGACGTGGACTACAACGTCCGCACTCCTCTTGAGCAAAAAATCTCTCGCGACAAGTTCATCGATGGAATGGGCAGTCAGGGAGTACGTTCCGGGCAGATCTACTACTAAAAACCTCTGCCCACGGTATTCAAGGATTCCTTCCTTTTTCTCGACGGTCACGCCGGGCCAGTTGCCAACGTGCTGCCGCATTCCAGTCAGTGAATTGAAAATCGTGGTCTTTCCGACGTTTGGGTTTCCGGCCAAGGCAACGATCTTCATCATGGCGGACACCTTAGAGCTTTCTTACCATGACCTTGCTCGCCAGTCCCCTGCCTATTGCGAACCTTGCCCCTCCAACGGAGAAGATTATTGGCCCCATCGAGTGTGATTCGATGACCTGAACCATCGCCCCGGGACTAAGCCCCATGGAAACTAACCTCTGCCTCGCGTAGTGCCCACCTGCTATGTTCACCACGATTCCCTTTTCTCTCGGCCCCAGGGCGCTTAAAGGTACAATCATGTGCATCACCGTTAGGTTATCCTAATTCTGTTCTGAATACATAGAGAGCCTTAAAAAGCTTTGGTGAGCCTAACAAAGCCTAATGGTTCGAAATCAGAAAATCTCAGGTTCCAACGTAGGCACACTCGAAATCTGCATGTTAAAACTTTGGAACTTGGAAAGATATTTAAAGGATGGGAGAAAATATAACTAATTGAACTCCGGAGGTGTGTTATTTATGGAGGAGATCTCCCCCGAAGAACCCAAGAAGAAAACTTCCCTCGGCATGGACGAGAACATCGAGGCTCTGTTGGCCTATGTGCTTATGTGGCTCACTGGCATAATCTTTCTGGTACTCGAAAAGGAAAGCGATTTCGTCCGTTTCCACGCTATGCAGTCAACGATTACATTCCTCGGGATCAACATTATTCAGATAGTTCTGTGGATGATCGGTGTGATCCTTGGAGCAGTCTTCGGCCCACTGGTGGCTCTCATTGGGATCTTTATCATGCTCGTGAACCTTGTGGGTCTGATTTTCTGGGTACTCGGAATGATCAAGGCCTACCAGGGCGAGTACTACAAGTTCCCAATCTTTGGCGACCTCGCCGAGAAGTGGGTCGGCAAAGTGAACGTCTGAGGCTTAGGTTTTTAAGCCCCCTCTTATATTTTTCCCCATGATTGGGCGCGTTGTGGAAGACATAGTGAACTTCTCCGAGAGAAACGGACTTTACGAAAAGAGGATTCTCCTCATGTTTTCCGGCGGGAAAGATAGCAGTCTGGCCCTTTACCTGCTCAAGGAAGCCGGCTTGGAAGTGTCGGCTTTAACCTTCTTCCACCGCTGGAGCTGGAGGGAAACGCTGAACTGGTCGATGAAGTTTACCAAGAAACTCGGAGTCGAGCATTATCTCGTTGATGTTACTGAGGGCCTTCTCAGGGAGGCCGCTGGGAGGAAGGGGCCGATATGCATCAACTGCAAGAAAGTCATGCTCTGGAACGCCAAGTGGTTTGCACTCAACAACGGCTTTGACATCTTAGCCAAGGGCGACAACGCCAATGACAAAATCATCGGTGCCCTCCTCGACCAGTGTAAATCGGACATACGGCTTTGTGACATTCCGAGGGTAGGCGTTCCCTTCTTCAGGCCGCTGATTAAATACACCG harbors:
- the feoB gene encoding ferrous iron transport protein B, giving the protein MMKIVALAGNPNVGKTTIFNSLTGMRQHVGNWPGVTVEKKEGILEYRGQRFLVVDLPGTYSLTAHSIDELVARDFLLKRSADVVVHVLDATALMRNLFLTMEILEMGLDNVIVAINKIDLAEKRGIEINVKKMEEVLGVPVVFLSAKEGIGIEELKEKIYRMANGELKAKPVVPTYDPEVEREIRHITEVLSGTSLAEKYNLRWLAIKLLQRDEEVIKLVLRHLGGEKLDEIMTHISEVEERYKRAMDLIIASQKYEFIDGLMHKFVRYSHEQGETFSDQLDRVLTHPIYGLIALFGVFYLMFKFVFAFGMPLQGLLDEAFSSFGEWLAPHIANETLRGLLVDGVIAGVGSVLSFFPLVFLLFLAMSLLEDIGYMARAAVVMERIMRKFGLSGKSFIPLVLAFGCNVPAVMATRTLDDERDRLLTMLVNPLIPCSARLSVISFLAGAFFVERQALVAVSIYATSILLALLMAWVISRFVIKGEESPFIIELPEYLVPSWKTLLLHSWERSKEFIKKAGTIILLGSIAIWYLSTYPVPIGTGGSYAERLGKFFEPYIGLMGLDWKAAVSLLFGIIAKENVISTYGIIYGSEEAIVGIMRPLQAYVLALVTTLYVPCIATIGAIRAESSWKWAAFTVFYMIALASVVGIVVWHIGIALGF
- a CDS encoding sugar phosphate nucleotidyltransferase produces the protein MKAVILAGGFGTRLRPLSSTRPKPMVPVLGKPNLQYLLESLEKIPEIDEIILSVHYMRGEIREFIHEKMSDYPKTIRFVNDPMPLETGGALKNVEDYVSEDFLVIYGDVFTNFNFEELIEAHKEKDGLITVAVTKVYDPEKYGVVEVDEEGKIVHFEEKPKRPKTNLVDAGIYMVNKKVLETIPKNKEVYFEREILPKFVAQGEVYAHQISREYYWIDLGTSDDIFYAHQIAMDEITKQNGYYTIREGAEVPEDVEIQGPVYIDEGVKIGHGVKIKAYTYIGPNSIIEDKAYLKRAILIGSDIVKERAEIKDSILGEGVVVGKNVLLKENAVVGDYAKIYDNLVIYGAKVLPWKKVEEYEAYIKIKLDPTKVRPGVTPERCPLGLVECIYTKFKAIAGEKPPCDECIENQWLF
- a CDS encoding DNA-binding protein: MLERILELIRKGKGIEEIAEELSLPREEVEGALKVLESLGYVEKVELGSSTCETCPLKSICPGSCFRFKGEVYTIAEFKLKEQK
- a CDS encoding DUF4870 domain-containing protein, with the translated sequence MEEISPEEPKKKTSLGMDENIEALLAYVLMWLTGIIFLVLEKESDFVRFHAMQSTITFLGINIIQIVLWMIGVILGAVFGPLVALIGIFIMLVNLVGLIFWVLGMIKAYQGEYYKFPIFGDLAEKWVGKVNV
- a CDS encoding ferrous iron transport protein A, yielding MHMIVPLSALGPREKGIVVNIAGGHYARQRLVSMGLSPGAMVQVIESHSMGPIIFSVGGARFAIGRGLASKVMVRKL
- a CDS encoding 7-cyano-7-deazaguanine synthase, whose amino-acid sequence is MIGRVVEDIVNFSERNGLYEKRILLMFSGGKDSSLALYLLKEAGLEVSALTFFHRWSWRETLNWSMKFTKKLGVEHYLVDVTEGLLREAAGRKGPICINCKKVMLWNAKWFALNNGFDILAKGDNANDKIIGALLDQCKSDIRLCDIPRVGVPFFRPLIKYTAEEVEALAEEAGIRPYRMYEHARRRQWREGCPLQYIDREEIVTPELMDLAYRANYEISKLARRKKVRMSVRVPSFEIMCWDCDEETLREAQELVETFREERR